TTAACCCCATGCTCATGTTGGTATGTCCCTCTTGGCATGCCACTATATGCACTTTTTGTAccctaaattaaaaaaacgTGACAAAGTTGAAAATTTAGAGGAGGCAAAGATAATAAGTAATGTCTAGCAATGTAGAGGAAAGAAAGATTCCTCAAGTCTAAATAAAATGCTCCCATTTTATATGGACAAACAACGTGCTTGATCTCAACACGATCCTTGTCCAAATTAATCAAATAATGAAATGAACCATGAATTGTGACATCCACCTCCAATTTCTAGTGATCAAGGTTCTAttcaaagtaattaaaaatagaaatattgcAAATTGGGGACCAAAGTTGAAAGATTATCGACACTTCTAATGCTCGAAATCAAAATTGTCATGCCTTTTAGTAGTGGAAAACCACATTTTTTTATGTGTCGTTCAATTCACATAGTATTGTGAAGACAATTAGCTGGAAAATAAACTTAAATTGTCGGTTGAGTTGAAATGAGAACATTTATTACGAAGTTAAATCATCCTTTTAGAATAGTCTAATTGGTGGAGGGAGTAATCtcgtaattaaataattcaattcaataaatttaATCAGCACCTTTTAATTAAATAGCTTCATTAGGACTAGTATTTAAGAAAAACGAGTGTAAAGTTAAATAAATACTAAGAGTATTAGATTAGTGTTTTGATGAACCTTAAAATATCTCTTGCCCCAAAACatataaatatcaaaattaaattaaaaatatcaaatttgtgAGGGGATCCCACTCCCCCATAAAATCTGGAAAATGGaactaattctaattctaattctaatccTAATTGTAATGATGATATTATAAGATATTTATCTATTCGGAAGAAAACATAATGGTGTCATGTCATTATGAATCTTAAATCAAATCAATTAACATTATGCGATATTTGAAATCTAATTACTATTgattaaacaaaataattttaaattaggcTTTATTTAATTGCTGAATAAATCGAGTCTCAAATTAGATGATAAACGAAACGATGCTCCATATGTAGGGGTGCTTAATCGGTTcttcggttctcggttaaccggaACTGGTCGGTTAATTGAGGAACCGGGAATCGGAaaatcggttccggttccgTTACCGGTTcctatttcttgaaaaatatcGGTTCCGGTTATAACCGGAACCGACCAGTTCATAACCGGGAACCGGATTgcaatttaatttcaatttattttaaattttaaaataatattttataccgtgtgtgtatatgtatatatgtggctgtgtgtatatatgtggctgtgtgtatatatgtttttgggtgtgtgtgtgtgtatgctGCTATGTGTTGTGTGAGTGTGTaagttgtgtgtgtgtttataaATGGTTGTGCGTATGTTTATGTtgcttttttttgttaaatgtgtgtgtgtgtgtgtgtgtgtgtgtgtgtgtgtgtgtgtgtattgaGGTGTGTGTGTTAATGTGTTGTTAAATAATGTTGTGTGTGGATGTGTTGCTTTTATATTTTGCAGATTTAAGTTGTTTCTTTTATATTCTTTCTGTTTGGTTTTTTAGTATATTAGTTTTAGGAGTCGTTTTTTGGTATTGAATGATATTATTTCCGTCTTGTCGATTTGTCGATTTGTATTGTTGTGAGTTTTTTTGAGTTTTTAAGTATttaatatattgaaattttagttATTGGATGATAAATATTGAATCATTTAAatctttattcaaataaattcagaTTAAATATTACAAATCGGTTCCGGTTCAGAACCGGAATCGTCTGATTCTTAACCGGCCGGTTTCAAACCGAAACGGATCGGTTCCAGTTCTGAGATTCATGAAAATTTAAAACCGATTAACCGGTCAATCGGTCCGGTTAGaaccagaaccggaaccggccgaaTAAGCAGGCCTATCCATACGAGTATCTTGCACTTAAGAGTTTaaacatttttattatataataaataaaatatagtatttttttaattgcgcCCCATAAATATTTTTGATTGAATAGCTTTTAGAAGTCTCTAGAGTCTTAACAGTTTTTCTTTTCCCATATAGTGAAGGGAAAAAGTAGACATGACTAATGACTATCTAGTcaatttttcaagaaataattCTCCAACGTCACGTCTTATACTATTTGTCTTGTTATTACgataaaataaatatgtatgtGAGTAAAAGtaattacataaagtattatGAAAACGTTAAATAATGCTGGATTGGAAAATAATATCTGACTGACAAAGTTAAATTCgattgattgattaattaataaaaagttgTTCAATTGTTGGCTAATCTTGATTTGGGGTGGTTCAACATGTACATGGAAAAGTtagttttgtaaatattaaatggGAATCCATGTCTTATAATCCCTAATTGTTTTATGATAGATTAGATATTCTTTATATTCATTAGACTTCTTTTATAACCATGAAAGATAGCATTTTTTCTACCAAAAAAAGTTTCTCAATTTAATAActagttttttaaaattatatggtGCTATTAATAATGTATCCAAGATTTTTGATTTGTAGTGCAACAAATAATGCATCAACATCGTAGCAATCAACATTGTGTCTGCATCGAGTGGTCGCAATTGTTGTCGTTATCGTCTTTTCCTTCTTTTCGTCTTTCACTCTGCGCAATTCCTTTCCTCCCTATACTTCTATGGATATTGGATGATGGGTTATGGAATAATAGAATATGAGGCGTTGTGGATAATAGacttttgataaaaaaaaaatagacgAGAGTCTCACAGTCTCACTGCTGGATTTTCGCAAACGAAATTGAATTTCGGATTatgtataatttaatttcagtttggATAACGTTTCGACTTTTTGGGGGCGATTGTGCTTCGCCATTTGGAAATCTTGTGTTGAAATTTATTGATTTAAATAAGACTTATTCCATTATCTTCATGATTTAATTGGTCACACCATTTACTTCCTCTATTTTTTAATAGATAAATAAGAAATCCGCATTATGAGTTATGAAAATTCTACTAAAATAATAGTAGTGTAAATGTTATACAAATATTTACTCGTGAATTGAACTAGGTCAAGATTGAAATTTTAGATGCCCTATTctaaatatgcactttctaccTTCTCCTGATTATTTAATTCCTTGAGTCCTTCTCAAGTAGTAATATTTTGCACAATCAAattatatattcaaatttaaatgaGAGTAAAGTTTGTAACGTGAACTCAAACCATCGAATATTTATCTCAGGAATAATTCCGattccaaaaccaaaatttcAGTCATCCACACCAAAACTTCATCTCAATCTTAAAGCAATCGAACTAATTTCGACGATCAACAACTACCTAAAAAACTAAATTGATAGTAATATTATATAGCTAATGTAGATGAGCATCAAATTGAATAATCCAtccgaaaacaaaagaaaagaagccAATTGCAAATGCAAAATACATAACTTAACAAAGATATATGGACAAACCAATCCATACACTACCAAAAACAAGATTACTACTAGTTGGCCTTTCCTACTTCTTTGCTACCAACCAAcacgcaaaaaaaaaagaggggaACGAGATTTCTAAATAGTGCGACCTCCTATCTTATAACAGAGAAGTCTACGGATCGAACTCGACGATCCCCCTTCCCTAAGCCTAACAAAAGGATGCTATGTGACAACACACAACCATCACCACCAATTTTTTACAAACTCAACTTTAACCACAAATTTACATGGCAAAGTAAACCAAGAAACACACATGTTTCTTGGCTGTTGTCATCTTGAGATTCTGATTTACACTCTGATGCTCCTCCTCAACCCGTGAGGCTGCAACACAATCCGGGGCTCATCCTCTCTTTTCCTCTTTGGTAGGGAGAGAGAAGAGATGGTTCGGGCTGAGATCACCTTCTTCACAAGCAGCCTCCACCGGGGGTCGTTCCCTCGTCTGTCTTGTTGTGTCTTTAACTTGAAATGTCTGTGACATAACCATACCAAACTTTAGTTGATTGTTAGGACCAGctgtattttaatttaagtgTTTGTTCCTACTTATATTTCATCCCAACCCCACTAAAATTATCATAGTAGTATATCAGGAGAATTTGACAATTAAATGTGACTGCTAACAACCAATACCAAAATCAGATCTAGCAAGGCATATTCTTGATCTAAAATCAGTGAACATATCTGGCAGATTCATCAAAAAAAGATATAACCCAACAATGACAGCTTGATTCATTTCCCTTTTCATAGAGAATGTAAAGCAATTTAGCATATCTCACCAAATAAAGTAATCTATATATGCTAAAAAACTAGACTCTTTCTATCTGGCTAATCCAAGTGAATTCCCCAATGCTTAGCTAAATCAAGCAATTAAGTAAAGATTGAAAAACCAAGAAATGCTTCTCATTACCTGCAGAGGGGGACTCTGCATTCGTCCGGTTGATCACAAATCGAAGAGTGCAGCTTGAACAGCTGCCACATCCGGGAACAACGCGAACACCCTCCATTAACCCTCTTCTTGCAAGCACCAAAATGCTTGATCAGAAGCTGAATCCCTTGGCAGGTTGAGAACTTGCTGCACGGGCCCTTATGCTCGTTCGGGTCCATGTCACACGGGCCAACGCTCGTGCATCCCTCCGAACATATATGCTCGAGACAATCCATTGCTTCGCTCAGTTGCATATACAAGCTCTGCTCCTCCCTGTGCCTCCTCGTTTTCTTCTTCCTCTACACCAATCAACAATAGTCCATCAATATCAAATCAAGAATCCAAAACATACACCACAAGAAGTTCGAGGTACAAGTTAATGAGGTGTATACCGATTCAGTTTCATCGATGAATTGTAAAATCTCGAGCTCGAGATAGGGATCATGCTCTTGCAAGAACCTCCACGCCTCGGTCTCCTCGACAGCTTTATATTTATCAGAAACCAATCTCATACACTTGAGGTAGAGATCCGGCGCGTTGCACAATCTTGCAAGCTGAAGCACATCAACCACGTTTTCAACGCTCAATCGCTTAGCTAAACCTCTTGTGCATATCTGCTTCAGCTGCTGCACAGAGTAGACATGCGACAAGGCTAAGAGGTGGATTCCATAGCTCTCCATATGCTCATCGCTGCACCTGAAATAAATCACACCGGAAGGGCAATTTAGTAAATACAGTTTGACAGAATTCCAAGTTCCTGTGATGTTGGAAACTCTGTAATTCGCCGCGCCTACCAAAACAGTAACTCGAATCAATAAAATATCTACAATCCACCAACTAAGAACGCGGATAATAAGCCACGTGTCGAGGAGGTTGTGAAATGGACGGCGGATGTGAAAATTATTGTTTGTGCTTCTTTAATTGGTCGAATTTAAAATTATAGCTTGAGAGTTGGAATAGCTttttgaatataaaaaaaaaaagtaaaatatacaTATGTTGATTAGAACAACAAACTTACTTATTCAAATAGAGAAACCGGAGGAAGACATGGACGGCGTCGTACGGTACGCCGGAGATTGTGATTTTCCGTTCAGTGCTCCGGTGCTTCTCCGGCCTCTCGATTATGCTCTCCAGCACCGCCGATGCTGATGCCTGCAAATTTCCCcacttattaaaaaaatgccACAATTTAACAATTCCGATCAAAAAACAGAGATTTGTGTTAAAATTGAATGCTCTGGAATTCAAATCGAACTAAAGTGAAGTGGAAAACGATCCAAACACACAAATAGAACTGAATTAAGCTGATGAATCAACACAATTGAAGATCAGAGAGTAAATTTACCAAAATCTTAGAGTGCGCCGGAATTCGCTGACCGGCGGAGGTGAGGACGAACATATCCGGTTCCGGCatgtcgccggcgccggcgtaGGGAGGAGTGTATTTGAGTCTCATTTTGCCGGAAAGTTTCTTCTTCAGCTGCACCATGATTAATAAAATACTAGTTTTTGAGGTCGCTTTTTGCGTGGAGAGATTGTGATTTGTGAGAAGGAGAAATGAGAGGATCGTATTTATAGGCGACTCCAAAGCTTGACCCGGTAACCCGGACCCGGTTACGCCTAAATGAAAAATGTTTGGCTTC
This sequence is a window from Salvia splendens isolate huo1 chromosome 14, SspV2, whole genome shotgun sequence. Protein-coding genes within it:
- the LOC121763714 gene encoding BTB/POZ and TAZ domain-containing protein 1-like codes for the protein MVQLKKKLSGKMRLKYTPPYAGAGDMPEPDMFVLTSAGQRIPAHSKILASASAVLESIIERPEKHRSTERKITISGVPYDAVHVFLRFLYLNKCSDEHMESYGIHLLALSHVYSVQQLKQICTRGLAKRLSVENVVDVLQLARLCNAPDLYLKCMRLVSDKYKAVEETEAWRFLQEHDPYLELEILQFIDETESRKKKTRRHREEQSLYMQLSEAMDCLEHICSEGCTSVGPCDMDPNEHKGPCSKFSTCQGIQLLIKHFGACKKRVNGGCSRCSRMWQLFKLHSSICDQPDECRVPLCRHFKLKTQQDRRGNDPRWRLLVKKVISARTISSLSLPKRKREDEPRIVLQPHGLRRSIRV